CCGCCCCGTAGAGGGCGTCGCTTCCTGGGGCGGTGGCATGGCAATAACGCGGCCGGGCTCAGCTACGGGGGGTGCAGCGGTGGGCGGGGCATCGGCCTGAATAGCGGCCTGCCAGCCGGCCAGCACCCGTTCCCGCATGCCGGCGGGCGGCTGGGCGGCGTGGGCCAGCGCATAGCCATCCAGGGCCTGCGTAATCTGGTCTAGTTCCTGTCGAATCTCGGGGTAGGCAGCGGCCTGGTGCTCTACTTCCGCCTGCTCGCGCGGCGTGAGAGTCCCGAGCACATACTGCTCTAAAACGCCTGATTCGATATATTCCTGAATGTTCACGGCTATCGAATCAGTTTTGCGAGTACTTTGATGGCGGCCCGGGCGCGGGTCTTAACGGTGCCGAGGGGTAAATTGAGTTCTTCTGCCACTTCACTTTGCGTAAAACCGCCGAAGTACAATAAGTCGATAATCTCTTTTTGCTCCGGATTGAGCTGTTTAGTTATCTCCTGTATCCCGATATGCTCAGGGCGGAACGCCGTGGGGGCGGCCTGCCACTGTGCCGGGCTGTCTTCCAGCGGCTGTGTACGAGTACCTACGCGGTGCTGACGAGAGCGGATTTTGTCGATAGCTAAATTCCGACAAATGTTCAGCACCCAGGTAAACAGACGTCCCTTTGACGTATCGTAGCTCAGAAAGGAATGCCAGATTTTAACCAGTGCTTCCTGCAGCACGTCCTCGGCCTCTTCTTCTTTTTTTACAATACGAAGGATGACGCCATAAAGCGCGGTGCCATACTTATCGTAGAACACCGTCATGGCCGACTCGTCTCGGGTCCGCAGCCGCTGTACCAGCTGCTCTTCGGTGATGGAGGCTAATTCTGTGGAGGTTAAAGGCACAAAGTCTGCGTATAAGTAGGACGTTAAACCACACTGGGGGTCGAGCCTATGGCCAAATGTAACATTTACCCCGGTTTCTTGCCACCTAAATACGCAAGGGGTCAACTTTGTTATATATTTTATCACTCCTTGAAGACAAAGCAGCCTTTTAGCAGCCTTTGGGCCGCGGGCTGCGTAAGGCAAAACACCACTTCCCGAACCCAGGCGCCTTTTCGCCCCCTTGTCCTCCCGCATATGGCTATTGAATCTTTCAATCCCTATACCAACCGCACGCTCCGCCGCTTCCGGCCCTTCAGCTGGGCTAAAACCGAGCGCATCCTGAGCCAGACCCACCGGGAGGCCGCCCGCT
The Hymenobacter sp. DG25B genome window above contains:
- a CDS encoding RNA polymerase sigma factor, giving the protein MPLTSTELASITEEQLVQRLRTRDESAMTVFYDKYGTALYGVILRIVKKEEEAEDVLQEALVKIWHSFLSYDTSKGRLFTWVLNICRNLAIDKIRSRQHRVGTRTQPLEDSPAQWQAAPTAFRPEHIGIQEITKQLNPEQKEIIDLLYFGGFTQSEVAEELNLPLGTVKTRARAAIKVLAKLIR